The following proteins are co-located in the Castanea sativa cultivar Marrone di Chiusa Pesio chromosome 8, ASM4071231v1 genome:
- the LOC142605840 gene encoding uncharacterized protein LOC142605840 translates to MQMMRERMDVMMNALKGRVSSDLDDLVQRTDSPFTAPVSSCPLPPKFHMLQVESYDGSKDPLDHLESFKTIMHLQGVPDKIMCGAFPTTLKGPARIWYSKLTPNYISTFKELGAQFVSHFIGGHRYQKSTACLMSIKKREDETLRLYIARFNKEALSIDEADDKILIKDEGALAFPGKLKGDPNKRPREKYCRFHRDHGHDTADCYDLKQQIEALIRQGRLQRFFSKERTDQPQERAP, encoded by the exons atgcagatgatgagggAACgaatggatgtgatgatgaatgccCTCAAAGGTCGAGTGTCCAGCGACCTTGATGACTTGGTACAGCGAAccgattcgcctttcacagcacCCGTcagttcatgcccccttcccccAAAGTTTCACATGCTTCAGGTGGAGAGTTATGACGGGTCCAAGGACCCCTTAGACCACTTGGAGTCTTTCAAGACCATAATGCACCTTCAAGGTGTACCGGATAAAATCATGTGCGGGGCCTTCCCCACTACGCTGAAAGGACCTGCGAGGATATGGTATAGCAAACTGACACCCAACTACATTAGCACTTTCAAGGAGTTAGGCGCTCAAtttgtatcacactttatcgggggTCACCGATACCAGAAATCCACCGCGTGTCTGATGAGCATTAAGAAAAGGGAGGACGAGACATTGAGATTGTACATCGCTCGCTTTAACAAAGAGGCTCTCTCAATCGACGAAGCagacgacaagatactc ATTAAGGATGAAGGAGCCCTGGCATTTCCCGGTAAGCTAAAGGGAGATCCTAATAAAAGGCCAAGGGAAaaatactgccgttttcatcgtgATCATGGCCACGACACAGCGGACTGTTATGATTTAAAGCaacaaatagaagctcttattagacaaggaaggttgcagaggttcttTAGTAAGGAAAGGACGGATCAGCCCCAGGAACGGGCCCCATAA